In the genome of Chryseobacterium oryzae, one region contains:
- the typA gene encoding translational GTPase TypA, producing MQNIRNIAIIAHVDHGKTTLVDKIIHATNIFRENQESGELIMDNNDLERERGITILSKNISVTYKDVKINVIDTPGHADFGGEVERVLKMADGVILLVDAFEGPMPQTRFVLQKALELGLRPLVVINKVDKPNCRPDEVHDQVFDLFFNLDATEEQLDFPTFYGSSKQGWFNTSLEPTEDILPLLDGILQYVPEPKVEEGNLQMQITSLDYSSFLGRIAIGKVTRGEIKESQWIGLAQEGDKIVKGKVKELYVFEGLGKKKVTEVQAGDICAVVGFDAFQIGDSFVDLENPEPLPRTAIDEPTLNMTFSINNSPFFGKDGKYVTSNHLKERLTKELEKNLALRVQQTDDANTFLVFGRGILHLSVLIETMRREGYEMTIGQPQVILKEGENGEKLEPYESLVVDVPEEFASRVIDLATQRKGDLHIMETKGEMQHMEFEIPSRGLIGLRSQMLTATAGEAIMAHRFTEYKPYKGAIPGRNNGVLVSKGTGPATEYSINKLQDRGKFFVDPGEEIYTGMIIGEQNKPGDLVVNIVEAKQLNNMRAAGKDKDTGVAPKILFSLEECMEYIQADEAIEVTPNFIRMRKKILSEEERKRLERSAKA from the coding sequence ATGCAAAACATTAGAAATATTGCGATTATCGCACACGTTGACCACGGTAAAACTACTCTGGTTGATAAGATTATTCATGCTACCAACATTTTCAGAGAAAATCAGGAAAGTGGGGAATTAATAATGGATAATAACGATCTTGAAAGAGAAAGAGGAATTACCATTTTATCAAAAAATATTTCTGTTACTTATAAAGACGTTAAAATTAACGTTATCGACACTCCCGGTCACGCCGATTTCGGTGGTGAGGTAGAAAGAGTTTTGAAAATGGCAGACGGTGTTATCCTTTTGGTGGATGCATTCGAAGGACCGATGCCGCAAACAAGATTTGTACTTCAAAAAGCTTTAGAATTAGGTTTAAGACCATTAGTGGTTATCAATAAAGTAGATAAACCAAACTGTCGTCCGGATGAGGTTCACGATCAGGTTTTCGATTTGTTCTTTAACTTAGATGCAACCGAAGAGCAGTTGGATTTCCCTACATTCTACGGATCTTCAAAACAAGGTTGGTTCAATACTTCATTAGAGCCTACAGAAGATATTCTTCCATTATTAGACGGAATTTTGCAGTATGTTCCTGAACCAAAAGTAGAAGAAGGAAATCTTCAAATGCAGATTACTTCTTTAGATTATTCTTCTTTCTTAGGAAGAATTGCGATTGGTAAAGTTACAAGAGGTGAGATTAAAGAAAGTCAGTGGATTGGCTTGGCGCAAGAAGGAGACAAAATTGTGAAAGGAAAAGTAAAAGAACTTTACGTTTTCGAAGGTCTTGGTAAGAAAAAAGTAACTGAAGTTCAGGCAGGAGATATCTGTGCTGTTGTTGGTTTTGATGCTTTCCAGATTGGAGATTCTTTTGTAGATCTTGAAAATCCTGAGCCATTACCAAGAACTGCGATTGATGAGCCAACGTTGAATATGACATTCTCAATTAATAATTCTCCTTTCTTTGGTAAAGATGGTAAATATGTTACTTCTAACCACCTTAAAGAAAGATTAACCAAAGAATTAGAGAAAAACTTGGCATTGAGAGTTCAACAGACTGATGATGCAAACACATTCCTAGTTTTTGGTAGAGGTATTCTTCACTTGTCAGTTTTGATTGAAACCATGAGAAGAGAAGGTTATGAGATGACGATTGGTCAACCGCAAGTTATCTTGAAAGAAGGAGAAAATGGCGAGAAATTAGAACCTTATGAATCTTTGGTTGTTGACGTACCAGAAGAATTTGCTTCCAGAGTTATCGACTTGGCAACTCAGAGAAAAGGTGATCTTCACATTATGGAAACCAAAGGTGAAATGCAACACATGGAATTCGAGATTCCTTCTAGAGGATTAATCGGATTGCGTTCTCAAATGTTGACTGCAACTGCAGGTGAAGCTATCATGGCACACCGTTTTACAGAATATAAGCCTTACAAAGGAGCAATTCCTGGAAGAAATAATGGTGTATTAGTTAGTAAAGGAACAGGTCCAGCTACAGAATATTCTATCAACAAACTACAAGATAGAGGTAAGTTCTTCGTAGATCCGGGTGAAGAAATCTATACTGGTATGATTATCGGTGAGCAAAATAAGCCGGGAGATTTGGTTGTAAATATTGTAGAAGCTAAACAGCTGAATAATATGCGTGCAGCCGGGAAAGATAAAGATACTGGTGTTGCACCAAAAATCTTGTTCTCACTAGAAGAATGTATGGAGTATATCCAAGCTGACGAAGCGATTGAAGTTACCCCTAACTTCATCCGTATGAGAAAGAAAATTCTTTCAGAAGAAGAAAGAAAGAGATTGGAAAGATCTGCAAAAGCGTAG
- a CDS encoding DcaP family trimeric outer membrane transporter: MNRTKKSLIITLCLLGVVNISAQNQQESKKNSDSLAIIQTKTAEASKESSVKVNFYGFIRHDAFYDTRQNIGAGENIVPLYPRDRALDINGVDINDAPKFHMLSVVSRAGINVKGPEVLGAKTNGILEGEFFGSTEAGINEFRLRHAYVTLDWKTTQLGVGQYWHPMVILDCLPNVVNYSTGSPIFALNRNPQIRLTQKLNENFKIIAAINSQRDFTPNTTPYRDSGLPSSHLQIQYKSKSFVAGLAGQYEILRPQLSSGNPPIVNKETVKSFTALAYTRVITKPLMVSASVMMAQNAASLVMLGGFVGYSAPGTYDLYRTMNTRSAWIDFQQTTDKKIAFGLYAGIVKNMGANNPVEDRVSTSYGVTTSWGAVSATKGARSVDQLWRLVPRVDWSLSKTIKLRFEVENTVARWGDAQNNGRGIGNDFNATNNRFHLATFFMF, encoded by the coding sequence ATGAATAGGACAAAAAAAAGCTTAATAATTACTCTTTGTTTATTAGGAGTAGTAAATATTTCGGCACAGAATCAACAAGAATCTAAAAAGAATTCCGATTCTCTTGCGATAATTCAAACTAAAACAGCTGAAGCATCTAAAGAATCATCAGTTAAAGTAAATTTTTATGGATTTATAAGGCATGATGCTTTTTATGATACCAGACAGAATATAGGTGCAGGAGAAAATATAGTACCATTATATCCAAGAGATAGAGCATTAGACATCAATGGAGTAGATATTAATGATGCTCCAAAATTCCACATGCTTTCAGTAGTTTCCAGAGCAGGGATTAATGTGAAAGGTCCGGAAGTTTTAGGAGCAAAAACTAACGGAATTTTAGAAGGTGAGTTTTTTGGATCTACTGAAGCAGGTATCAATGAATTTAGACTTCGTCATGCTTATGTTACATTAGACTGGAAAACAACTCAATTAGGAGTGGGACAATATTGGCATCCTATGGTAATTTTAGACTGTCTGCCAAATGTTGTTAATTACAGCACGGGTTCTCCTATTTTTGCGTTGAATAGAAATCCACAAATAAGATTAACCCAAAAATTAAACGAAAATTTTAAGATTATTGCAGCGATTAATTCACAGCGGGATTTTACACCAAATACAACTCCTTATCGCGATAGTGGTTTGCCTTCTTCACATTTGCAGATTCAGTATAAATCTAAAAGTTTTGTTGCTGGTTTAGCCGGGCAATATGAAATCTTGAGACCACAGCTATCTTCAGGAAATCCTCCAATTGTAAATAAAGAAACTGTAAAGAGCTTTACAGCATTAGCGTACACAAGAGTTATTACTAAACCTTTGATGGTAAGTGCCTCTGTGATGATGGCTCAGAATGCTGCATCATTAGTTATGTTAGGAGGTTTTGTAGGATATTCTGCACCGGGAACATATGATTTGTACAGAACAATGAATACAAGAAGTGCTTGGATAGACTTTCAGCAAACAACAGATAAAAAAATTGCTTTTGGTTTGTATGCAGGAATCGTAAAAAATATGGGAGCCAATAATCCTGTAGAAGATAGAGTTTCAACATCGTATGGAGTAACAACTTCATGGGGAGCAGTTTCTGCAACTAAAGGCGCAAGAAGTGTGGATCAGCTTTGGAGATTAGTACCAAGAGTAGACTGGTCTTTAAGTAAAACTATTAAACTTAGATTTGAAGTTGAAAATACTGTAGCAAGATGGGGAGATGCTCAAAATAACGGAAGAGGTATAGGTAATGATTTTAATGCCACAAACAATCGTTTCCATCTGGCGACTTTTTTTATGTTCTAG
- a CDS encoding IS256 family transposase, variant Zn-binding type, giving the protein MDVISWGKQNGKRRFKCKNCGLYFTLGNKSVSLKNKEIWFKKWIVGKQTYEQISAESGYSVSTLQRYFNVMLGKAPKLSYSQNKEVYLLIDGTYFSNEICLIVYRDNVFKQTQLYRITDGEHYEELKEDLENILNLGIKIGGITCDGDKSLLKAIRKVCPKVPVQRCLVHIQRMCKIWLSAYPKSVAGFELREIVCKIHFIDNEVKKQYWIKEFLDWSEKHKEFLNEKSYSQETGRYWYTHKMMRRCFSVIRKALPNMFSFLQNPKIPKTTNAIESFFGHLKGNLNIHRGLTKSRRKRFIQWYLFYKNLKS; this is encoded by the coding sequence CTGGATGTAATTTCATGGGGGAAGCAAAATGGTAAGCGTCGTTTTAAATGTAAAAACTGTGGTCTTTATTTTACTTTAGGGAATAAATCGGTTAGCCTAAAAAACAAAGAAATTTGGTTTAAAAAATGGATAGTCGGGAAACAGACTTATGAGCAGATTTCAGCAGAATCGGGATATTCCGTAAGTACACTTCAGCGGTATTTTAACGTGATGCTTGGTAAAGCTCCAAAACTCAGTTACAGCCAGAACAAAGAAGTTTATTTACTCATCGACGGTACTTATTTTTCCAATGAGATATGCCTGATAGTTTACAGAGACAATGTTTTTAAGCAAACCCAACTTTACAGAATTACTGACGGAGAGCATTATGAAGAACTCAAAGAGGATTTGGAAAATATTCTGAATTTGGGAATAAAAATCGGTGGGATAACCTGCGATGGTGATAAATCTCTACTGAAAGCCATCCGGAAAGTTTGTCCTAAAGTTCCTGTTCAGAGATGTTTGGTTCATATTCAGAGGATGTGCAAAATATGGCTTTCCGCCTATCCAAAATCTGTAGCTGGTTTTGAGCTGCGTGAAATTGTCTGTAAAATTCATTTTATTGATAATGAAGTTAAAAAGCAGTATTGGATTAAAGAATTTTTGGATTGGTCTGAAAAGCATAAAGAATTTTTGAATGAAAAATCATACAGCCAGGAAACCGGAAGATACTGGTACACGCATAAAATGATGAGAAGATGTTTTTCGGTTATCAGAAAGGCTTTGCCAAATATGTTTTCGTTCCTGCAAAATCCTAAAATCCCGAAAACAACCAACGCCATAGAGTCTTTTTTCGGTCATCTGAAAGGTAATCTCAATATTCATCGGGGACTTACAAAAAGTCGGAGAAAAAGGTTTATCCAGTGGTATCTTTTTTATAAAAATCTAAAGTCGTAA
- the metG gene encoding methionine--tRNA ligase yields MSNRKMITAALPYANGPVHIGHLAGVYIPADVYARFNRRLGKDVAFICGSDEHGIPITIRAKKEGVTPQDIVDKYHGIIKKSFSDLGISFDEYSRTTSPKHSETSQDFFKVLYEKGKFTEEVSEQYFDEQAGEFLADRYIVGTCPNCGNPNAYGDQCEKCGTTLSPSELINPKSMLSGNIPVLKETKNWYLPLNEYEDFLNQWIIEGHKDDWKPNVYGQVKSWLNDGLKPRAMTRDLNWGVPVPLPNAEGKVLYVWFDAPIGYISFTKEWAEKNGKDWKDYWQSEESDLVHFIGKDNIVFHCIIFPSMMKAHGDFIMPKNVPAFEFLNLENDKISTSRNWAVWAHEYVEDFPGQQDVLRYALLSSAPETKDNNFTWKDFQTKNNSELVGIFGNFINRVAVLIHKYYNGIVPQGDANAPELAEINKSAKEIAGFLENYEFRNSLTALMNLARFGNQYLQTEEPWKTIKDNPEKAAHSLFVGAQIAVALAQLSEPFMPFSSEKLLNMFNVQKSDWADVENKSVLIETGHQINEASLLFSKIEDDVIEAQIQKLENTKQNNKKTNPNANPMKDEITFDDFTKIDLRTATITEAEKVEKADKLLKLTVDTGVDVRTVVSGIAESFTPEEVIGKQVMILLNLAPRKIRGIESQGMLLLTTKPDGKLSFVTPDENVENGIEIG; encoded by the coding sequence ATGTCAAACAGAAAAATGATTACGGCGGCTTTGCCTTACGCAAACGGACCGGTTCATATAGGGCATTTGGCAGGTGTTTATATACCTGCGGATGTATATGCGAGATTCAACAGAAGATTGGGAAAAGATGTAGCATTTATCTGCGGAAGCGATGAACACGGCATTCCCATCACTATAAGAGCAAAAAAAGAAGGTGTAACACCTCAGGATATTGTAGATAAATACCACGGAATTATCAAAAAATCTTTTTCAGACTTGGGGATTTCTTTTGATGAATATTCCAGAACGACTTCACCCAAACATTCCGAAACCAGTCAGGATTTCTTCAAAGTTCTGTACGAAAAAGGAAAATTTACAGAAGAAGTTTCCGAACAGTATTTCGATGAACAGGCAGGAGAATTTTTAGCAGACCGTTACATTGTGGGAACCTGCCCCAATTGTGGCAATCCGAACGCTTATGGCGACCAATGTGAAAAATGCGGAACAACGCTATCGCCTTCTGAACTGATTAATCCAAAATCGATGTTGAGCGGAAATATTCCCGTTCTGAAAGAAACCAAAAATTGGTATTTACCTTTAAATGAATACGAAGATTTCCTTAACCAATGGATTATCGAAGGACATAAAGACGACTGGAAACCCAATGTTTACGGACAGGTAAAATCCTGGCTGAATGACGGACTGAAGCCTCGTGCCATGACCAGAGATTTGAACTGGGGCGTTCCTGTTCCTCTACCCAATGCTGAAGGCAAAGTGCTTTATGTTTGGTTTGATGCACCGATTGGCTACATTTCTTTCACCAAAGAATGGGCAGAGAAAAACGGAAAAGACTGGAAAGATTACTGGCAAAGTGAAGAATCTGATTTGGTTCACTTTATCGGTAAAGATAATATTGTGTTCCATTGTATTATTTTTCCAAGTATGATGAAAGCACACGGTGATTTTATTATGCCGAAAAATGTTCCGGCTTTCGAGTTTTTAAATTTGGAAAATGATAAAATTTCCACGTCAAGAAACTGGGCGGTTTGGGCACACGAATACGTAGAGGATTTCCCGGGACAACAGGATGTTTTGAGATATGCATTGCTTTCGTCTGCACCGGAAACGAAGGACAACAACTTTACATGGAAAGATTTCCAGACCAAAAACAATTCTGAATTGGTGGGAATTTTCGGAAACTTCATCAACAGAGTAGCCGTTTTAATTCATAAATATTATAACGGAATTGTTCCTCAAGGTGATGCAAACGCTCCTGAATTGGCGGAAATAAACAAATCAGCTAAGGAAATTGCAGGATTTTTGGAAAATTATGAATTCAGGAATTCTTTAACCGCTTTAATGAATTTGGCACGTTTTGGAAATCAATATTTACAGACCGAAGAACCTTGGAAAACTATTAAAGATAATCCTGAAAAGGCAGCTCATTCTTTATTTGTAGGAGCACAGATTGCTGTGGCTTTGGCTCAGTTATCAGAACCGTTCATGCCTTTTAGTTCAGAAAAATTACTGAATATGTTTAATGTTCAGAAATCTGATTGGGCTGATGTTGAAAATAAGTCTGTTCTCATTGAAACAGGACACCAAATTAATGAAGCGTCTCTCCTTTTCTCAAAAATTGAAGATGATGTAATTGAAGCTCAAATTCAAAAATTAGAAAATACCAAACAAAACAATAAAAAAACAAACCCTAACGCAAACCCTATGAAAGACGAAATCACCTTTGATGATTTTACGAAAATCGACCTTAGAACAGCAACGATTACTGAAGCTGAAAAAGTAGAAAAAGCAGATAAATTGCTTAAACTTACTGTTGATACGGGAGTTGATGTTAGAACTGTTGTTTCTGGTATTGCAGAAAGTTTTACTCCTGAAGAAGTGATCGGAAAACAGGTCATGATTTTATTAAATCTGGCTCCAAGAAAAATTAGAGGAATAGAATCTCAGGGAATGTTGCTTTTAACGACAAAACCAGACGGTAAGTTATCTTTTGTAACGCCTGACGAAAATGTAGAAAACGGTATTGAGATTGGGTAA
- a CDS encoding nuclear transport factor 2 family protein encodes MKKTKIFSIVILLAVSCVFVSAQTKFEKEKTEIDKMLNGFNVAAANSDFNTYFNYFADESTFIGTDATEIWNKKEFMVWAKPYFDKKKTWNFTSLKRNIYFDKNRKLAWFDELLDTQMKICRGSGVVEKINGIWKIKQYVLSMTVPNEIVNKVVTEKAPIEDVLIQNLKK; translated from the coding sequence ATGAAAAAGACTAAAATATTTTCTATCGTTATCTTATTGGCTGTAAGCTGTGTTTTTGTTTCTGCACAAACGAAATTTGAAAAAGAAAAAACTGAAATCGACAAAATGCTCAACGGATTTAATGTTGCGGCAGCAAATTCAGATTTTAATACATATTTTAATTATTTTGCCGATGAATCTACTTTCATTGGAACGGATGCTACTGAAATTTGGAACAAAAAAGAGTTTATGGTTTGGGCGAAACCTTATTTTGATAAGAAGAAAACTTGGAATTTTACTTCGCTGAAAAGAAATATTTATTTCGATAAAAACAGAAAACTGGCTTGGTTTGACGAATTACTGGATACACAAATGAAAATTTGTCGAGGATCTGGAGTGGTAGAGAAAATAAATGGAATCTGGAAGATAAAACAATACGTATTGTCTATGACTGTTCCCAACGAAATTGTAAATAAAGTGGTTACTGAAAAAGCTCCAATTGAAGATGTTCTAATTCAAAATCTTAAAAAATAA
- a CDS encoding DUF1294 domain-containing protein, with translation MIYFLIIINFLSFIVFGLDKRKAVKHQQRISEFTLLTITLAGGIIGSVLGIFIFNHKISKFSFLVKIGVIIIVQFVVVFLYINNQ, from the coding sequence ATGATATATTTTCTAATCATCATCAATTTTTTAAGTTTTATAGTTTTCGGGTTAGATAAAAGAAAAGCTGTAAAACACCAACAAAGAATTTCTGAATTTACACTTCTTACGATTACTCTTGCAGGAGGTATTATAGGCTCTGTTCTGGGAATATTTATTTTCAATCATAAGATTTCTAAATTTTCTTTTCTAGTGAAAATAGGTGTAATCATCATTGTTCAGTTTGTAGTTGTATTTCTTTACATCAATAATCAATGA
- a CDS encoding type 1 glutamine amidotransferase domain-containing protein: protein MSKKIAILVTHGFEESELKSPKEHLENQGWTAHIVSPESGSIKAWAEKDWGKEYPVDKTLSEASAADYDALVLPGGVINPDQLRTNEDALSFVKDFFNQHKPVAAICHGPQVLINAGAVKGRNLTSVKAISQDLKNAGADWEDSEVVVDNGLVTSRTPEDLPAFNAKLVEEIKEGKHHEQTL, encoded by the coding sequence ATGTCTAAAAAAATTGCAATTTTAGTAACACACGGTTTTGAAGAAAGTGAATTAAAATCACCAAAAGAACACCTGGAAAATCAGGGTTGGACGGCACATATCGTGAGTCCGGAATCCGGAAGTATTAAAGCTTGGGCAGAAAAAGACTGGGGTAAAGAATATCCGGTCGATAAAACGTTAAGTGAAGCATCGGCTGCAGATTATGATGCTTTGGTTTTGCCTGGAGGAGTCATCAATCCAGATCAATTAAGAACAAATGAAGATGCTTTATCTTTCGTGAAAGATTTTTTCAATCAGCATAAGCCTGTTGCAGCTATTTGCCACGGACCTCAGGTTTTAATTAATGCAGGTGCTGTAAAAGGAAGAAATCTTACTTCCGTAAAAGCAATCAGTCAGGATTTAAAAAATGCAGGAGCAGATTGGGAAGACAGTGAAGTAGTTGTAGATAACGGTCTTGTAACCAGCCGTACTCCGGAAGATTTACCAGCTTTTAATGCAAAACTGGTGGAAGAGATAAAAGAAGGAAAGCATCACGAGCAAACTTTATAA
- a CDS encoding MFS transporter, with translation MDNTIQKPKNNILTVIIASSAGTLIEWYDMFLAIILAGSLAVNLFPADGSSHFLETLAVVASSFMFRPIGSLIFGNIGDKIGRKYSFLLSLILMGASTFLIGCIPNFSSIGWAAPILLLVCRLMQGLAISGEYAGAVIYVAEHAPANKRGFYTGFIQATVPIGLLVCLSVIYVTRSSMSDADFNSFGWRIPFLLSSILVLLSYFARKKLHESPVFEELKKAGKTSKAPVKEAFTTKGNVKTMLKAIFGGNAAQSSVMQTSLFVTLFFMQRAVKLEDTTVLLITGVVTFFSAYFYQYFGALSDKIGRKKVLISGLIASLILIPVSFYMFMKIGNPDGLQEVHAISTTATLQIMGISFLLSVAGAATYGPLGAFMLEIFPTKIRYTSMGFAQNMGNGFIGGATTFVTELIKTSFVVSAALTPYIGLAYPILLVVIAIIVNVLFVPETYKTDLTTEENMETSEH, from the coding sequence ATGGATAATACAATACAAAAACCAAAAAATAATATACTTACTGTAATTATTGCTTCATCGGCAGGAACACTTATCGAATGGTACGATATGTTTCTCGCCATTATTCTGGCAGGATCCTTAGCTGTAAATCTTTTTCCCGCAGATGGATCATCGCATTTTTTAGAAACCTTAGCGGTAGTTGCTTCGTCTTTTATGTTTAGACCAATAGGATCATTAATTTTTGGAAATATTGGGGACAAAATTGGAAGAAAATATTCTTTTTTACTTTCATTAATTTTAATGGGTGCATCCACTTTTTTAATAGGATGTATACCAAATTTTTCTAGTATAGGATGGGCTGCACCTATTTTACTTTTAGTTTGCAGACTAATGCAAGGTTTAGCAATTAGCGGGGAATATGCAGGTGCGGTAATCTATGTTGCAGAACATGCACCGGCAAACAAAAGAGGGTTTTATACTGGTTTTATTCAGGCAACAGTACCTATTGGTTTGCTAGTTTGCCTTAGTGTAATCTATGTTACTAGAAGTTCAATGTCAGATGCAGATTTTAATAGCTTTGGGTGGAGAATTCCTTTCTTACTTAGCTCAATATTGGTGCTTTTGAGTTATTTTGCGAGAAAGAAATTACACGAAAGTCCTGTTTTTGAAGAACTTAAAAAAGCTGGAAAAACAAGTAAAGCTCCGGTAAAAGAAGCATTTACAACAAAAGGTAATGTGAAAACAATGTTGAAAGCTATCTTTGGAGGAAATGCAGCACAAAGTTCAGTAATGCAAACGAGTTTATTTGTAACACTGTTTTTTATGCAAAGAGCTGTAAAATTAGAAGATACCACCGTTTTATTAATAACAGGCGTAGTAACATTTTTTAGTGCGTATTTCTATCAATATTTTGGAGCTTTAAGTGATAAAATAGGACGTAAGAAAGTTTTAATTTCAGGATTAATTGCTAGTTTGATTTTAATTCCTGTATCATTTTATATGTTTATGAAAATAGGAAATCCTGATGGTTTACAAGAAGTGCATGCAATCAGTACAACGGCAACACTACAGATTATGGGGATCAGTTTCTTGCTTTCTGTTGCAGGTGCGGCTACTTATGGACCTCTCGGGGCTTTTATGCTGGAAATTTTCCCTACAAAAATCCGTTATACAAGTATGGGATTTGCACAGAATATGGGCAATGGTTTCATTGGTGGAGCGACTACTTTTGTAACAGAATTAATTAAAACTTCATTTGTAGTAAGTGCAGCTCTCACCCCATATATAGGTTTGGCTTATCCTATATTATTAGTTGTTATAGCGATTATTGTAAATGTATTGTTTGTACCTGAAACTTATAAAACAGATTTAACAACGGAGGAAAATATGGAAACCTCCGAACATTAA
- a CDS encoding glycoside hydrolase family 10 protein: protein MKIKKTKILYTFTILSAINISCATSKISDNKNPEKKYSYEQNERNIADSSNISKIKKNTEKEDFKVNLPAIKREFRGVWVASVANINWPSRNNLSVEQQKTEAINMLNMLQENNFNAVIFQVRPSADALYTSELEPWSYFLTGKTGQPPYPNYDPLQFWIEEAHKRGMELHVWLNPYRAHHSNGGALTSLSMANKLSDITIKLKNGMYWFDPADPRTQGHVSNVVKDIVKRYDIDAVHFDDYFYPYATYNRGVDFPDHKTWAAYQSSGGTLSRADWRRDNVNKFVERIYKEIHAEKNYVKFGISPFGIWKPGYPAGIVGSSQYDELFADAKLWLNKGWVDYFSPQLYWPIDSKGQGFASLLNWWKSENTMNRHLWPGLNTVEVKSSDRATEIKNQVELSREILGNDAGEVHWSVSGLTKNANMLPALKNGPYKDKALIPKSPWIKTSSLKKPELFIKDDGFFIQANWSSKNIGNVFQWVLFSQYNGVWETEILTLDQLSRQIPKMKSEKELQAVAIVAIDRLGNESDYIAKKVK from the coding sequence ATGAAGATTAAAAAAACGAAAATACTATATACATTTACAATACTTTCCGCTATAAATATTTCTTGTGCAACTTCAAAAATTTCTGATAACAAAAATCCAGAAAAAAAGTATTCTTATGAACAAAATGAAAGAAATATTGCTGATAGTAGTAATATTTCTAAAATTAAAAAAAATACTGAAAAAGAAGATTTTAAAGTAAATCTTCCTGCCATTAAAAGAGAATTTCGTGGCGTTTGGGTTGCAAGTGTTGCCAATATCAACTGGCCTTCAAGAAATAATTTATCTGTTGAGCAGCAGAAAACGGAAGCGATTAATATGTTGAATATGCTTCAGGAAAATAATTTTAATGCAGTCATATTTCAGGTTCGTCCTTCTGCAGATGCTTTGTATACAAGTGAATTGGAGCCTTGGTCCTATTTTTTAACCGGAAAAACCGGGCAACCTCCTTATCCCAATTACGATCCTCTGCAATTTTGGATTGAAGAAGCACATAAAAGAGGTATGGAGCTACACGTTTGGCTGAATCCTTACAGAGCACATCACTCCAATGGAGGAGCTCTCACAAGTCTTTCTATGGCGAACAAGCTTTCTGATATTACCATAAAACTGAAAAATGGAATGTATTGGTTCGATCCCGCAGATCCCAGAACACAAGGGCATGTTTCTAATGTTGTAAAAGATATTGTAAAAAGATATGATATTGATGCGGTTCATTTTGATGACTATTTTTATCCGTATGCAACGTACAACAGAGGTGTAGATTTTCCCGATCATAAAACTTGGGCGGCTTATCAAAGTTCTGGTGGAACATTATCCAGAGCAGATTGGCGAAGAGATAACGTAAATAAATTTGTGGAAAGAATTTATAAAGAAATTCATGCAGAAAAGAATTATGTAAAATTCGGAATCAGTCCTTTTGGAATCTGGAAACCGGGTTATCCTGCAGGAATTGTAGGTTCTTCACAATATGACGAACTTTTTGCTGATGCCAAATTATGGCTGAATAAAGGCTGGGTAGATTATTTTTCGCCACAATTATACTGGCCTATAGATTCTAAAGGACAAGGTTTTGCATCTTTACTCAATTGGTGGAAATCTGAAAATACCATGAACCGACATCTTTGGCCTGGTTTGAATACAGTGGAAGTAAAATCTTCCGATCGAGCTACGGAAATTAAAAATCAGGTTGAATTATCCCGAGAAATTTTAGGAAATGATGCAGGAGAAGTTCATTGGAGTGTGTCGGGTCTAACGAAAAACGCCAATATGCTTCCTGCTCTGAAAAATGGTCCTTATAAAGATAAAGCTTTAATCCCGAAAAGTCCGTGGATTAAAACGAGTTCATTGAAGAAACCAGAACTATTTATAAAAGACGATGGTTTTTTTATTCAGGCAAATTGGAGCAGTAAAAACATAGGAAATGTATTTCAGTGGGTGCTTTTTAGTCAGTATAATGGGGTTTGGGAGACTGAGATTCTTACTTTGGACCAACTATCCAGGCAAATTCCAAAAATGAAATCTGAAAAAGAATTACAGGCAGTTGCTATTGTAGCTATAGACCGTCTCGGAAATGAAAGTGATTATATAGCAAAGAAAGTAAAATAG